TTTAATTTTATATTTTCAGGGAGAACCGTTTTTAAACAACGAAATATTTAAGTTAATTGAGTATTCTGCAAAAAAGAAAAAGGTATTTACAACAACTTCAACAAACGGTCATTTTTTGGATTCGGAAAATTCTAAAAAAATAATTAAGTCCGGTTTAGATAAGTTAATAATTTCTGTTGACGGAACAAATCAAGAAACCTATGAAAAATATAGGAATAACGGTGATTTAAAAGTTGTAATACAAGGGATTAAAAATATAGTTTCTGCAAAAAAAGAATTAAAATCAAAAATACCCTATGTTGTTGTACAGTTTTTAGTTTTTAAATTTAATGAACATCAAATACCCGTGATAAAAAAACTATGCAAAGAATTAAAAGTTGATAAGCTTGAATTAAAATCTGCACAAATTTATGATTTTGAAAATGACACCGAATTTATACCTGAGAATAAAAAACATTCAAGGTATAAAAAAGATGTTGCCGGTAAGTTTCGGATTAAAAGCAAACTAAAAAACAGATGCAAAAGATTGTGGGAGGCATCAGTAATTACAAATACCGGAGAAGTTTTACCTTGTTGTTTTGATAAAGATGCGAAGTATTCTTTCGGAAATATTGAAAGGTTTTCGTTTAAAGAAATAAATAACAACAAAAAGTCTTTAAATTTCAGAGAGTCTCTTTTGTTAAACAGAAATCAAATTGATATTTGTAAAAATTGTACGGAAGGTTTATATAAATAAAATAACTCCGAAAATTTATCTCGGAGTTATGATTAAAACTTTCTTAACATTTTATTTGTTAGGGCAATGTTTGTTCATTTGCCCTTTACCGTTTTTGCCGTGAGGCCCTTTTTGTCCTGCGTGCATATCAAAAAACACTTTTTGGTCATCTGTTAATATTTTACGCACTCCTTGACGGTGGGCTGCTCTTTTTTTAGCCATAGTTGTTTTAAGAATGCCAATTTCATCAATTGTTTTATTAACCTCCTTCATATTTACATTATCGCCGGTTGAAATTGTGTTTAAGCGAGCTTGCTTTTCTTTTAATTCATTTCTCAAAGGCAACATTTCTTTCATGTTGGCAGTTCTCATTTCTGTTAATTTGGTTTTTTGTGCTTCGGTTAAATCCGGAATATTCATGAAACCGTTTCCTCTGTTTCCATGTTTTGAATTTGGTCCTTGTGCAAACATACTTCCGGATACAAATATCAAAATTGCAATAATCATAAAATTCTTTGTTCTCATTTTAGTTGATTTAAATGTTAAATAATAATTTAATTTTTGTTTGTTTGCATCTTTGACCGGATGTTTCTGATAAGGTTTAATTAAAATAAAAAAAAACTGCAAAAGTTATAATTTTATGCAGTTTTTATAATATTAAAAAGTTTTAGTTATCTTTTAACATATTGGTCTTCATAATATTGTTCATATTTGCCGGTAATAATATTATTCATCCAAGTTTCATTTTCTAAGTACCAATCAACTGTTTTTTCAAGCCCTTCTTCAAATTGTAAAGACGGTTTCCATGCTAACTCTTTCTGAATTTTTGAAGAATCAATAGCATAACGCATATCGTGCCCGGCTCTGTCTTTTACAAAAGTTATAAGTTTTGCCGATGTTCCTTTTTCTCGATTTAATTTTTTATCCATAATTTCACATAACTTATAAATTAAATCAATATTTGTCCATTCGTTGTTGCCTCCGATATTATATGTTTCTCCGTTTTTGCCTTTATGAAAAACTAAATCAATTGCATTTGCATGGTCATTAACAAATAACCAATCTCTTATATTATCTCCTTTTCCGTATATCGGAATGGGTTTGTTGTTTTTTATATTGTTAATTGCCAGCGGAATAAGTTTTTCGGGAAATTGATTTGCCCCGTAATTATTTGAACAATTTGTTAAAACAACAGGAAGCTTGTAAGTGTGCATATATGCTCTTACCAAATGGTCGGAACTTGCTTTTGATGCAGAATAAGGGCTTCGAGGGTCATACGCTGTTTCTTCCGTAAAAAAACCGTCTTCTCCGAGAGAACCGTAAACTTCATCTGTTGAAATATGGTAAAATCGTTTTCCTTCAAGATTATCTTTCCAAGAGTTTCTTGCAGCATTTAACAAATTTACCGTTCCGAGAATATTTGTATTAATAAAAGCTCCGGGGTCGGAAATAGACCTGTCAACATGAGATTCGGCAGCAAGATGAATTATGCCGTCAAACTTATGTTTTTTAAAAAGTTTATTAATGAAATCCGTATCTGTTATATCACCTTTAACAAATTCATAGTTTGAGAAAGATGCAACATCCGTTAAGTTTTCAAGGTTTCCGGCATAAGTAAGCTTATCTAAATTAATGATTTTATAATCAGGATATTTATTTACAAATAATTTTACTGTGTGCGAACCTATAAATCCGGCACCTCCGGTTATTAAAATTGTTTTATTCATTTTATTCGGTTAAAAAAGGTAAAAAACCTTTATTGAAACAATACTTTTGCAAAAATATTATAATTAACTGAGCATAAACTTGTTTTTTTATATTTTTGTGAAATAAATTAAATAATTGATGGTAAATAAATCAGATTTTTTAGTAATCGGCTCCGGTTTGGCAGGTTTGATGTATGCTCTTAAAGTTTCGGAATTCGGAACCGTAAATGTTATTACAAAAAGTAAAATTGATAATACCAATACAAGTTATGCACAGGGAGGTATTGCAACCGTCAGGAAAGTTGATGATTCTTACCAAAAGCACATAAATGACACATTAATTGCCGGAGACGGAATTTGTGATGAAGAGGTTGTCAGGACAGTTGTAACGGAAGGTCCTGAAATGATTAATGATTTAATAGAACTCGGAGCAAAATTTGATAAAAATTCTGACGGTACATATAATTTAGGAAAAGAAGGCGGGCATTCCGACAACAGAATTTTTCATCATAAAGACAATACCGGTTTTGAAATACAAAGAGCTTTAACAGATAAAATTCGAGTAAACAAAAATATAACTGTTTATGAAAATTATTATGCAGTAGATTTAATTACACAACATCATTTAGGCTACACAATTATCAGAAATAAAAGTGATATTGAATGTTACGGAGCTTATGTCTTAAACCCCGAAACACAAAAAACAGAACGTTTTGTTTCTAAAATTACATATATGGCAACAGGGGGGTTAGGAAATATTTACGATATTACCACAAACCCGCAAGTTGCAACCGGCGATGGTATAGCAATGGCATACAGAGCAAAAGCATTAATAACCGACATGGAATTTGTTCAGTTTCATCCTACGGCTTTGTATAATAAAAATAAGCGTCCGTCTTTTTTAATAACCGAAGCATTAAGAGGATTCGGAGCAATTTTACGCGATAAAAACGGCAATGCTTTTATGATAAAATATGATAAAAGAAAAGATTTAGCCCCGAGAGACATTGTTGCTCGTGCCATTGATACAGAAATGAAAATAAGCGGAGATGAGTTTGTTTATTTAGATGCGACACATTTAGATGCAGAAAAGTTAAAATCTCATTTTCCTAATATTTATAAAAAATGTTTAACCCTTGAAATTGATATTACAAAGAATTATATTCCCGTTGCACCGGCTGCTCATTATTTGGTGGGAGGTGTTAAAGTTGACAAAAACGGCAGAACATCAATACAGCGATTATATGCCGCAGGAGAATGTTCTTCAACCGGATTGCACGGAGCAAACAGGTTAGCATCAAATTCATTGCTTGAAGCATTAGTTTATGCAGATAAAGCATCGGCAGATTCATCAAAAATATTAAAAGACCTTTTCATTAACGAGAATATTCCTTGTTGGCATGATGAAGGAACAACACACCCGGAAGAAATGATTTTAATAACGCAAGAATTTAAAGAATTGCAACAAATCATGACTTATTATGTAGGAATCGTACGGTCTGATTTGCGTTTGAACAGAGCTTTGGCACGTCTTGAAATTATTTACCGAGAAACTCAGAAATTATATGACAGGTCAACAGTTTCGAGAGAGATTTGCGAATTGAGAAACGCAATAAATATCTCATATTTAATTATAAAAATGGCAAAAGCACGTAAAGAAAGCAGGGGTTTACATTATACGGTTGATTATCCTGAAAAAGGGAAGATATTGTAAAAAAACTTGCCGAGTTGTGAGAACTCGACAAGTTTAAAAATTATATTGCGTCAGTTTCGACAACTTTTGCTAAAACATCGGCATAGGCGATAAACAGATATTTTTTACCGTCAAATTCCATTTCATTTCCGGAAAAGTCTTTATATAAAACTGTATCTCCGACAGAAATCCCCGGATTTTCAATATTCCCTAATGCAACAACTTTACCCGTTGTTTCTTTTTCTTTTGCAGAATCCGGAATAATAATTCCGCTTGCTGTTTTTTGCTCTCCTGTTTTTTCTGCTAATTCAAGCAAAACATTTTCGTTTAAAGGTTGTAATTCTCTCATTTTATATAAATTTTATTGTTTTAATTAAATATTTTACAAAAGTATAAATTTATTTTTCCTTTTGATTTTAATAACGTGTTATTATTTTAACAATTGCTCTTTTATAAACCTAATAATTTGTCAATTTTTGCTTTATCAAAACCTACAATAATTTGTCCGCCGATTAAAGTTTGCGGAACACCTTGTTGTCCGCTTCTTTTTACCATTTCTGCGGCAGCTTTTTGGTCTTTTGAAACATCAATATCTCTGAATCTTATTTTATTGTCTTTTAAATAATCTTTAATTCTTGTGCACCAAGAACATGTAGGCGTTGAATAAACAGTAACGCTTTTTTGTTTCGGAGCGGCTTTACTTCCGGAAGTAGAATATATTGAATTTGAAAATAATGAGGCGTAATATTTACTGTCATTGCAACCTTTATATACAGCTTTAAATTCGTTATTTTCAAACCTCAACAGTGTCGGCACGGTTTTCACATCATACTGATTATGAATGTCTTTAACGGTATTAACATCTGCTGCAAATATTTTTTGTTCATCTTTTATATCTTTTGCAGATTGCAATATACTTTTATACGCACAATCACTTTGTTCTGATGTTTTTTTATACAGAAACAGCCAGAAATTATCTGTTTTTTTTGCCTTTTCCGTAAAATCAGTATATGAGTTAATATGTATCATTTTATTAAAAATATTTATTCGGGTAATATCAAGTCTTATGCCGAATAAAATAAAATGCAGAAACGACAGTTTTTTTGTTATCTGCGAATTATTGTATGCCAAATTGTCAAATAAAAAAAGCTGCCGATATTCGACAGCCTTAAGTTGTATTAAAAACAAATTCTTAGAAAGTAATTTTAATACCTGCATTAAAAGTTCTCGGTAAACCGAGGTACACTTCGGCAGAGTTTACGGTATGAGAAAATCTGTTGTCATATCCGTAAAAACCGTTATATTTACTGTTATCAACAGCATCTTGTATGTACATTTCATCAAGTAAATTGAAAACATGGCCGAATATTTCAACACCTAAACTTATCTCCTTTTAAAGAAAGTTTAAGTTTTTAATAATTTATTCACACATATATTGACAGTACCATGTTTTTAAAATTATTTAAATAACAATAAAAATATATTTTATTCATATATTTGTAAACTATTTTTTAGTTTTTTTATTAAATAAAGCAAATTATATGAGAAAAAAGATTTTTACATTTTTGTTTATGTTTGTATTTACAGGGATAAGTTTTTATTCTTTTGCACAAACAAAAATAACAGGTACAGTCAGTTCCGATACAGAGGAAACAGTGCCGGGAGTTACTGTGTTAGTGAAAAACACAAGTGTCGGAACCATTACTGACTTAAACGGTAAGTATGAAATTATTGTTCCGGAGGGTTCTGATTTTTTAGTATTTTCATACGTCGGAATGAAAACACAGGAAGTGAAAATTGAAGGTACGATAATTAACGTATCAATGGTTCCTGAAAATGAAGAAATTGCTGAAATTATGATTGTTGCAGATTTTGCAAGAGACAGGCATACACCGGTTTCATTTTCAACTATTACACCGGAAATAATTGCCGAGAAGTTAGGTAATCAGGAATATCCGGAAATATTGAAGTCAACGCCAAGTGTATATGCAACAAAAGAAGGCGGCGGTTACGGTGACAGTCGTATTAACCTGAGAGGTTTTGATTCAAATAACATCGGTGTATTAATAAACGGTGTTCCGGTAAATGATATGGAAAGCGGAAAAGTATATTGGTCAAACTGGGCAGGTTTGTCTGATGTTACAAGATTGATGCAAGTACAAAGAGGTTTAGGTGCTTCAAAGTTAGCTATTTCATCGGTTGGGGGTACAATTAATATCATAACAAAAACAACTGATGCAAAAAAAGGAGGCTCTGTTTATGTTGCTACCGGAAATAACGGGTACAGCAAAACAGCTTTTACCCTTTCTACCGGTTTGCAAGAGAACGGATGGGCAGTAACCGTAAGCGGAAGCAAAACTCAAGGAGACGGATACATCAGAGGTACAAATTTTAAAGGGTATTCTTATTTCTTTAATGTATCAAAACGTATTAATAAAGACCATTCAATTGCTTTAACGGCTTTCGGAGCTCCTCAATGGCACAACCAAAGAAGTTCTCAACATTATATTTCAACATACAAAAACCATCCTGACGGAGTTTTATATAACTCGAACTTCGGATACCGAAACGGAAAAGTTTACGGCAGCGGATATGCATACAACCAATATCATAAACCGCAAATTTCACTTAACCACCATTGGAGCATTAATTCCTTAACAAGCTTATCTACGGCAGTTTATGCTTCAAAATCAAGCGGTGGAGGGCGTCGTGTTACCGGAAGTCAACAAAACACTTTGTTATTTGACTATCCTTCCGGAGAACCTTATGCTGAAACCTTATTAACACCGGACGGTTACTTAGACTATGATTCTGTTATGAGAATAAATCAGGCTTCTCGTACCGGTTCACAAGCAATTGTTGCAATGAGCAATAATTCTCATGATTGGTACGGTGTGTTATCATCCTTAAATACAAAATTAGGAGCAATAAATCTTACGGCAGGTTTTGACGGAAGATATTACAGAGGGTATCACTATCAAGTAATTGAGGATTTACTCGGAGGAAATTACTATCTTGACGGCGGAAATACAAACAGACCCTCATCAACTCCGTTATTTAAAGGCGATAAGATTTCATACTCTAGTGTAGGAGAAGTTCTTTGGGAAGGTGTTTTTGTTCAAGGCGAATATATTTTAGAAAATTTCTCTGCATTTGTGTCGGGTTCGTTTTCTAACAGCTCGTACAGGCGAACAGATTATTTTAAATATACCCCGGAGGAAGGTCAAATTTCTGAATGGCGAAACTTTTTGGCATACAGCGGAAAAGCAGGAGTTAACTATAACATTAACAAAAACCACAATGTATTTGTAAACGGAGGTTATTTTACTCGTGCACCATTTTTTAGGTACGCATTTGTAGGGTACAGCAACACATTTAATGAAGGTGCTAAACATGAACGAGTACTTTCGTCTGAATTAGGTTATGCGTATCATTCTCCGAAAGTTACCGGAAACTTGTCTTTATACAGAACTGAATGGTTAGACAAAGCTTTGACAAGATCATTAGGACAGGAAACAGCAAATATAACAGGATTGAATGCACTTCATCAAGGAGTTGAAGTTGAATTTACATATAAACCATCAAAGAAAATAAAAGCAAGAGGTATGTTTTCTACAGGAAACTGGATTTGGAGTGATGATGTAGCAGCTGCAGTTTATGATCAAGATCAAAACTTTGTTGACTCTGTTTTTATTTACTCCGGAGGAATTCATGTCGGAGATGCTGCACAAATGACTGCGGCTTTCGGTATTGATGCAGAGGTTTTGCCTCGCTTGACCGTTGGCGTTGATATGAATTACTATGACAATTTATACTCGTATTTTGATATTACGACTCGTGTCAGTGAATCAGATATAGGAGTTGACGCATGGAAGATGCCGGCATATTTTTTATCTGATTTAAGTGTAAGATATAAATTTAAAATGGGAAAACTTAACGCTTCCTTGTACGGTAAAATAAATAATATACTTGACACGGAATATATAGCGGACGCAACTGACGGTGCAGGTCATGACTATAAAACATCTCCTGTTTTTTACGGTTTCGGAAGAACATGGTCTGTTGCATTAAAAATCAGATTCTAAACTTTAAAATTTCTTAAAATGAAAAAATATATAATTTTCACAGCAGTTATCGGGATGTTGTTTTTGGCATGCAACCCGAATAAAGATATTTATGATATGATTGATGCTGCAGAGCTTCCGTATCATGAAACATTTGATTACGAATTGACAGATGCCGATTATACATCCATAAAAAAGTTAGCCCTTTCGGCTGCAACAACATCTTCTGACAGCACAATTGCGTATGATTTAGATACATACAACAGCTTTTCGATTACTCGTTCTGCAGCAGATTTAATTCCGGCTTTCTTGGAAAACAATTACATTGCTCTTGACAGTGCATCTTCAATAAACATAAAATATAAATATAGTGTTAATGAATATGACAGCATAAGTGTTAAAAAAATGTTAGATGCCGATTATACAAATATGTTCGGAATTGCAGATACTTGCTTTTCTTCAGTTGTAGAGCCTTCTGAATATTTAATATTTGCCGATGTTGATACAACATCAAACTATGTTTATTATTTTTCTTGCAGATACGGCGACAGTTTTGCGGCAGCAGTTGATACAAACTTGGTTTTTGTTTATGAAGACGGAGCATGGGTAACGCCTTCTGATTTTCACATTTTTTCAGATGAAGACTATAACAGTGTCGGAATTACAGGTAATTACTTGAATTTTTCAGCATCAAAAAGCCCCGAACATTACTTGCCTGTTTACTTGAAAAATAATTATCCTTACGCTTTTGATAATGATAAGATTCATGTTGTTTATAAGTATTATGACGGAAGTTCAACAGCCTCTGTAATGGACGCCTATGTATTTGACGGAACAGGGTGGGTTAATTCAGTAAGCAAAATAAGCCCGTTTGTTCACAGCGGAACAGAGTGGGTTTTTGATCCTACCATAAGATATACAATGGCTCTTTCAGAAGATTATCAAATAGTAATAGACTATGTTGCAAATAATCCGGATATTCCGAATGAATATTTAGATGCATACTACCCTGAAACAGCAGAATATTATTACGGTGCAAGTTCATATTATAATAATTTTTACTTAAAACTTTATAAACGAAGAGATTACGATCCGCTTGGTTTATTAGACGGGTTATCTGATGAAGAAGCAAGCGAAGCAATATTACTTAGGATAAATGAGGCAATAGGAGTATTTCTTGAAGGTAAATACCCTGATGCTGTACCGGTATTAAACGGTGTTCAGGTTTATTATGCGATAACTTACAATACATACGGAGAAAACAGTGTGAGAAATCAATATACTGTTACTTATAAATGTATAAATGTAGGTGAATTTGAGTACACTTCCGGTCCTGAACTTGTTGAATAAATAAAAGTTTTGATAATCAAAAAGAGGCAGCCTTTTTAAGGCAGCCTCTTTTAATTTAGAGCAGAAGTTAATATTTTTTCAGCTGCACCGATATTATTTGTTACAAATAGTTTTGCAGATGTCCCTGATTTTGCTCTTAATTCCGAATCAATTACTAATTTATCTGTTATTTCTGAAAATTCTTGATAATTTCTTATTGAAAAAGCAGCATTTTGCTTAATTAGTTCTTTTGCTTCATCAAACTTACCGTATTTCGGACCGAAAATAATCGGCATACCGAAAACAGCAGCCTCAAGTGTATTGTGTATTCCTTTTCCGAAACCTCCGCCTATATATGAAATGTCGGCATAATAATACAAAGAGGAGAGCAGTCCTATATTATCTATTAATAAAATATTTGCTTCTGATATATTTTGTAAGTTTGCTTCAGAATATTTTAAAACCCGGTAATCGAACATCCTAATAATTCGACTAATGTTCTCAGATTTTATTTCGTGAGGAGCAAGTATTAATTTTATACCGGGTTTATTTTGGTTGAAAAATTTAATAATAATCTCGTCGTCGGGCTTCCATGTGCTGCCCGCAATAAGAACGAAAGAGTTTTCTTTGAACTTCTCAATTATCTCAATTTCGTTTCTGTTTTTAGAAAGTTCAAATACTCTGTCAAAACGTGTATCTCCGGTAACTTTGACATCAGTAATATCAATACTTTTAAGAAGTTGTTTTGAAAGTTCATTTTGAACAAAAAGGCACTTAAAATTATGTAATATTTTCCTGTAAAACCCTCCGTAGGGTTTAAAAAAGATTTGATTTTTTCTGAAAATACCGGAAACTAGATAAACAGGGATATTATTTTTATTCAATTCGGATAAATATTGATACCAAAATTCATATTTAATAAAAAAGGCAAGTTCGGGTTTTAGAAGTTGTATCAGCTTTTTTGCATTTTTTTTTGAATCATCGGGCAAATAAAAAACAATATCGGCATATTTATAGTTTTTTCTTACTTCATAGCCGGAAGGAGAAAAAAAACTTAAAGCAATTTGGTATTCCGGTTTTTCTTTCTTTATTTTTTCAATAAGAGGTCTTCCTTGCTCAAATTCACCGAGAGAGGCACAATGTACCCAAATTATTTTTTTCGGATTAAAATTTTCAATAGTTTTAAATGTAGATTTTATTCCGTTGTTTCTCAGTTTTGCTTTTTTATTAAAAACGGAAGCAACTTTAATAAGCAAAGAATATAAAAAAACCGAAATAATATATGTTATTTTCATCTTACAGAAAAAAGGTTGCAAAAAGCAACCTTTTAAAATTAAAATATTGTTTATTTAGAAAGAGGTATTGTCAGCCGGTTTATCCAAAACAACAACAGTAACACATCCTCTGTTTAGTTTTATTTGTTTTTTAATGTTAGGGTCATCACTTTCTCCCTGCGGAACCGGCAGAACTTCCATTATTATTTTCAAGGTTGTAGAAGTTACGGGGTAAAAATCAAAATACGGATGAGATGATTTTCCGGTATCATCATCATAAAAATCTGCTAAAACACAAGTTCCTTCTTCTCTTGAAGAACTTTCGCCGGGTAAATCAAGAACTGTTTCGTGTGTACTTTCGTCAATAATTTTAAATTTTATTCTGTTGTTAAAAACAGCAGCAGCATAAAATTTTATTCTGTAATCTTTTCCTTTTGTCAAGGGCAGAACAAATTCATAAGTTTGTCCGGTAACACAAACGGCACTGCTTGATTGGTCATTGTATTCATAGGGATTTTCAGGTCTCCGGTATTTGAAAAAATCAGAGCATTTTGCTTGTGCATCTGCAAATAGCGGTAAAAGAAGAATAATTGTCAATATTAGTATAAGTTTTGATTTCATAATATTCATTTTATTAATTATCTGATTTATTTTAATTAAACGCTAGAACCGGCCAAATTATTTCTTACTTCAGCAATAGATTCTTTTAACTTGTTAAATTGGTCTTTGGTCATTACGATTCTTGTTGTTCCTCCTACTACAATTTGATTGCCTTCTGCATTGCTTATTTTCGGATTTTCAATTTTAATAACTTCCAGTTGGTCATAAACATTTTTAATAGGTTGAAGTTCTTTTATAATTGCACTTATATTTTCATCTGCTTCTCTTTGTTGCAATGATAATATTAAATTTTCAAATATGTTTTTTTGATCTGCAATTAATTGAATAATTTCACTATCTTCTTCATAGTTATTTTGAAGAGTTGTGACGATATATAAACTCTCAACCCAACCACCGACTGAAATTAAAGATAAAGATGTATTTCTGTCGTTTTCTTCTAAGAACTTAACAATATCATAATATGTATCGTTTGTAACTTTTAATAAAGAATCTTTGCTCTCTATATTTTTAAATCTGTCGATTAATGATTCTGAAAAAACAGAACCTAAACCGATTTTATCACTTAAACCTTCAACAACTTTAAGGTATTCGCCGGCAGTACCGGTTTGATTAAATGCGGCAGCATACGCTAAATCAGCAGAATACAAACCAAAACCGACTTCAAGTGATTTTGTATCTAAATATTTTTCGGCATTTTCTTTATTATTTAATACTTTATCTGAATATTGCAATTCGCCCTCTCTTGTAAATGCAAACATATCCTTAGGTGAAGGAATAAGATAAGTAATTAAGTTATCATCATTAATTTCAACAACATTTTGGGCAACTGTATCATTGTCTTTATTGTTTCCGTTGTCATCTTCTCCACAAGCAGAAAACCAAAGCAACATTGCTGATGCAAATGCAATTTTTAAAAATTTAAACGGTGCTTTCATACCAATATTTTTTGTTACTAATTAAATTTATTTAAATGATATTTTATAAATGAAAGTATAAAGTTAAAAAAAAAGTTCAGCAAAAAAAAATCCCGAAAGGTTTTTTCGGGATTTTTTGCTGACCTACCAGGACTCGAACCTAGGACGACTGGACCAAAACCAGATGTGTTACCACTACACCATAGGTCATTATTTCAGGAATGCAAAATTATTATTTTTTTTTCTTTTTATGCAAATTTTTCTGATTTAATTTAAAAAAATATACTTTGCATCTTTTAATATTAATTTTCAGATATGTCGAAAGTGTTTTTATCATTAGGAAGCAATAAAAATGACAGGCACAAATCCATTAAAGCAGCAATAAAAAAGATTAATAAAAAACTTGGAGATATTATTCAAACTTCCGATGTTTTTGAAACAGAGTCTTGGTCATACCATGATAATAATTATTTAAATGCAGTAATTGAAATTGAAACTGAATTTATTCCGAAAGATTTATTAAAAGAATTGAAAAGAATTGAAAAAGAACTCGGCAGAAAAAACAAAACTGTAACTTTCAAAGGGAAACCTAAATATCTTTCAAGAACTATTGACATTGATATTTTATTTTATGATGACAAAGTCATTAGCACAAAAGAATTAACAATTCCGCATACTAAATTGCATCTCCGAAACTTTGTATTAAAGCCGATGATGCAAATTGCACCGGATTTTATTCATCCTGTATTTCAAAAAAATATTAACTGTATATACACAATGTGTGAAGATAAAAGTATGGTTACCTTATTTAAAGAATAATTTCTGATGTTGGTTATTAAAAACAATATTAAACTCTGCTTTAAAATATAGCATAACTCATCTTACGGCATTGATTTCCCGATTATATACCACGTTACATCCTTAATGCTCGACTGTAGGGTGTATGATTCTCCAAAATTAATAATTAACGGAGTAACTTGCCCGTCAATTAAATCACCGGCAATAGACTCGACACTTATTTGTCTTAATTCTCCTGCTACCATTGAATTTTTTATTATAATAATTCTGCTTGGTATTTCATTAACATCCGGCAACCAAACTCTTGAAGGGCTTCCTACATCTGTTGATCTTACAACTAATGTTGTTAATGTCGGGTCTTCTATCGGGAAATCAAGCAGTTCTGTAATTACTAAGTTTGGATCGTTTGAAGGAGGAAACGATACGAGAGAATTAACATTAATCCAGTTTGTACTTCCGGCTCCGTTTGTTGTTAATACATAATTTGCAGTTCCTCTCGTTGTCGGCATTGTTATCGTCTGAAACCCTCGGTTAAACCTAAGTGTTCCGTTAAGATTAACTCTTTCCGACCCGGTTGTGAAATCACCGTAAATTAATGCTCCCGCTGAATTTGATGAGTTGTTAGATATATATAATTTATTACTTCCTATTTCACCTGACCCCGCACTGTTTCCTATAAATATATTACCGGTGCTTAATGTTGCACCGGAGTTACTCCCGGCTAAGTTGCCGATATAAACATTGTTGCTCCCTATTGTATTTTGGATACCTGCATTTTTACCTATAAAAACATTCTCAGTTCCTGTTGTGGTTTCAGAACCTGCAGACAG
This DNA window, taken from Bacteroidales bacterium, encodes the following:
- the folK gene encoding 2-amino-4-hydroxy-6-hydroxymethyldihydropteridine diphosphokinase; the protein is MSKVFLSLGSNKNDRHKSIKAAIKKINKKLGDIIQTSDVFETESWSYHDNNYLNAVIEIETEFIPKDLLKELKRIEKELGRKNKTVTFKGKPKYLSRTIDIDILFYDDKVISTKELTIPHTKLHLRNFVLKPMMQIAPDFIHPVFQKNINCIYTMCEDKSMVTLFKE
- a CDS encoding TonB-dependent receptor produces the protein MRKKIFTFLFMFVFTGISFYSFAQTKITGTVSSDTEETVPGVTVLVKNTSVGTITDLNGKYEIIVPEGSDFLVFSYVGMKTQEVKIEGTIINVSMVPENEEIAEIMIVADFARDRHTPVSFSTITPEIIAEKLGNQEYPEILKSTPSVYATKEGGGYGDSRINLRGFDSNNIGVLINGVPVNDMESGKVYWSNWAGLSDVTRLMQVQRGLGASKLAISSVGGTINIITKTTDAKKGGSVYVATGNNGYSKTAFTLSTGLQENGWAVTVSGSKTQGDGYIRGTNFKGYSYFFNVSKRINKDHSIALTAFGAPQWHNQRSSQHYISTYKNHPDGVLYNSNFGYRNGKVYGSGYAYNQYHKPQISLNHHWSINSLTSLSTAVYASKSSGGGRRVTGSQQNTLLFDYPSGEPYAETLLTPDGYLDYDSVMRINQASRTGSQAIVAMSNNSHDWYGVLSSLNTKLGAINLTAGFDGRYYRGYHYQVIEDLLGGNYYLDGGNTNRPSSTPLFKGDKISYSSVGEVLWEGVFVQGEYILENFSAFVSGSFSNSSYRRTDYFKYTPEEGQISEWRNFLAYSGKAGVNYNINKNHNVFVNGGYFTRAPFFRYAFVGYSNTFNEGAKHERVLSSELGYAYHSPKVTGNLSLYRTEWLDKALTRSLGQETANITGLNALHQGVEVEFTYKPSKKIKARGMFSTGNWIWSDDVAAAVYDQDQNFVDSVFIYSGGIHVGDAAQMTAAFGIDAEVLPRLTVGVDMNYYDNLYSYFDITTRVSESDIGVDAWKMPAYFLSDLSVRYKFKMGKLNASLYGKINNILDTEYIADATDGAGHDYKTSPVFYGFGRTWSVALKIRF
- a CDS encoding 3-deoxy-D-manno-octulosonic acid transferase, encoding MKITYIISVFLYSLLIKVASVFNKKAKLRNNGIKSTFKTIENFNPKKIIWVHCASLGEFEQGRPLIEKIKKEKPEYQIALSFFSPSGYEVRKNYKYADIVFYLPDDSKKNAKKLIQLLKPELAFFIKYEFWYQYLSELNKNNIPVYLVSGIFRKNQIFFKPYGGFYRKILHNFKCLFVQNELSKQLLKSIDITDVKVTGDTRFDRVFELSKNRNEIEIIEKFKENSFVLIAGSTWKPDDEIIIKFFNQNKPGIKLILAPHEIKSENISRIIRMFDYRVLKYSEANLQNISEANILLIDNIGLLSSLYYYADISYIGGGFGKGIHNTLEAAVFGMPIIFGPKYGKFDEAKELIKQNAAFSIRNYQEFSEITDKLVIDSELRAKSGTSAKLFVTNNIGAAEKILTSALN